CATACTctggtcgagcatgaattacgtattaagcccggatgtaaacctttccgccagccacctcgtcgattctcgaccgaagtgcaaCTCGGCATCAAGGACGAATtggttcggcttttgaaagctgggttcattcggacagctcgatatgttgaatggttggcaaatatcgtgcctgttttaaagaaaagtggtgcactACGCATCTGtatcgatttcagaaatctgaatctggcaactcccaaagatgcgTATCCAATGCCGATCTCAGACCTGTTAATCGATGCTGCGGCAAATCAtgcaatcttatcctttctggATGGACAcgccgggtacaaccaaatattcattgccgaagccgatgtacacaaaactgctttccgttgcccgggggcactcggcacttacgaatgggttgttatgccattcggcctcaagaacgccgacgccacataccaacgggcgatgaataccatcttccatgatttaattggaaccatcgtcgaagtttacatcgacgatgttgtcatcaaatctaaacgccgacagacacatctggacgatctccgacaggctttcctccgcATGCGTcggcacaacctcaagatgaatcctgccaagtgtgccttcgacgtatcggccgggaattttcttggcttcctcgtgcatcaccgtgggattgaagtcgatgagaataAGGCCCGCGCAATCCTCAATGCTCCACCCCCAACGACGAAGAGACAACTCCAGTCCTTACTCGGACAGATCAATTTCCTCCGTCGATTTATTGCCAACTCAGCAGGTAAGATGAAAGCGTTCTCcacgcttttgaaactcaaggattcagataaatttgtgtggaacaACGAGCATCAGGCGGTGTTTacgcaaatcaaagtctccctcacgaACCCATCTGTCCTGGTTCCTCCTCGGCGCGGTAAGCCTCTTAAGCTCTATATCTCGGCGGCCGAAGAAtccatcggctgcctccttGCGCAAGATAACGACGCCGGAcgagagcaggctattttttatCTCAGTCGCAATCTCAGTCAACCGGAGACCAATTATCCGGCCGTCGAGAAGCTATGCCTGGCCGTGTTTTTCGCCGCTTCCAAGCTTCGGCATTATATGCTCCCATCAGTTACCCAAGTCATTGCTCAGACCGACGTCATCCGCTACATGCTCACCCGACCAATCGTAAAGGGCCGCATTGGGAAATGGACCATGGCACTGTCCGAATTTAGCTTGCAGTACGTAGCCCAGAAAGCTGTCAAGGGCCAGGCACTGGCTGATTTCCTTGCTCAACATCCCTCCCCATACGGTTTTGGGGGCAACGACGTTGAAATCGGCATGGTTCAGACGCGCGACAACCactggacgatgtactttgacGGCTCCAGTACGTCATCTTCAGCGGGCGTGGGAATTGTCATTCAGTCCCCAAACCACGATCGCTGGTTATTTTCGCTTAAGTTGGATTTCGAATGCACCaacaatcaggccgaatacgaagccctaaTCGTCGGCCTTGGAATTCTTCATGACCTACGGGCAACCCGCGCCCTCGTCTTCGACGACTccgaacttgtgattaaccaactcaatggttcttttcgttgcatgagttgtgccctggcgccttaccacatgattgccagctatttggccgagtccttcgacggtattacatttaaacatatttcCCGGAGTCttaataccgacgcagacgaaTTGGCTCAAATTGCCTCCGGCGCTCAACTCTTGGGGGGCAAgttaggccgagaaatacccgTGTTGTGACAgctatacccggccttggttaacCAACAAGTCCTCCAGCGCGACAACGTGATACGTACAAgagtcatgtccttaccttcgttaTTAGATAGAGACGACCCTGTGGACGTTTGTGCCGTCGAGGcaataccagatgattggagaatgCCCATTATGTAGTACCTCGACAATCCCAATGGTAAACATGATCGCAAGACGAGagttcacgccacgaactatgtcatgTATCAGAACGAGTTATACCAAAAAGGCGAAGATGGTTTGTTATTGCTATGCCTTGGTCCCCAAGAGAGTGCTCGGGCGATTACAGAAGTCCATGAAGGGATATGCGGAGCTCATCAATCCGGAcggaaaatgcgatggctacttcgacgacacggctatttttggccaaggatactgaaggattgtatcgagtttgcacaaGGATGTGTACAATGTCAAATCCacgggcctatacaaagggtcccggccgaatctTTGCATTCGGTCATAAagccatggccgtttagaggatgggtcatggacgtaatcggcaaaatcacgccgTCTTCTGGAGCCGCTAAGCACGCATGGGTAATAGTCGCAACCGATTACTTTACCAAGTGGGTCGAAGCGAAGTCATATGCCGAActaacatctaaagaagtttgtgatttcgtggaggaacacatcGTAACCAGATTTGGCgtaccagaaacgatcataactgacaatggaacaatcttcacagccgagaggtttaaagagtatacggcaaatttgaaaattcggctcgaacagtctacaccgtattatccacaggcgaatgggcaggccgaagcaagtaataaagtgttgatcggcatccttgaaaaaatgataaaagaaaggcctggcatgtggcatttgaagttgaacgaggcattatgggcatatcgaacatcaccccgatcggcgactgcgacaaccccgtacgcattgacctacggacacgatgcaatgttaccagtcgagttaagcataaattcgttgcgattaatcgaacaaagtagtttgtttagcgccgaatatagTCAGTCCATGAGGCAGGAACtcgaagatttggaagaagcacgACTTGACGCCtataacttactggtggcacaaaaacggattgccgagcgagcctataatcaaaaggtgcgACAAAAAACATTCGGCGAGGGTGAATTAGTGTGGCAAACAGTGTTGCCCGTAGGACTAAAAGATCCTAGGTTTggcaagtggtcgccgaattgggaagggccatTCGTTGTGCATAAAGTAAACGGCaaaggggcgtatcatcttaaagaccggacCGGTGTAGTCCACAGATTACCAATTAATGgaaagtttttaaagaaatattatccagtcacatgggaaatgcagGAATAGAAAATGGGTCCATTGAGATTGATAAGCATTTACAAAATGAGTAGGTCGGACGGTTTACAATCAAATACATTCAAGGTGAAGAGGGTAGAAGAGTGCCGAGCAGGGCTTTCAGCTCCAACCACCGTACTTCACCCATGATGACCTGGGCTTGCCGGTTCTTCTTCTCCAGCTTCAACTGCTCGACTCGTTTTGCATTCGCCGTATACTCGGTTAAGCAAGCCTTGCCACCCAACTCGAAGTCCCTGGCAAGATCGGAAGCAATGACCGATCTTCGTTTTGATAGTTCGGCCATTTGACGGTCGAGTTCGGCCAAAACCTCCCCTTTAGCCTTCAAAGCGTCAACCTTGGGACGAAGAGCATCTTGAACGACCAGGGCAGCCTGCAGGTCTTGTTCGGCCCTCAAAGCATTTTCGGAAACATTGAATGTTTCTCGAACCCACTCCAAGGCAGTTGACGCCTGAACGACAGCCTCGCCGCTCAGCTGACCATCGGCTCCAAGGTTGTTTAGACATTCTCCCAGCAGATCAAGACCTTTGCGCTCAAGAACTTGTGACGCCGAAAGCGATATGACTTCTTGCAGCCGGGTCAGAGCAGTTAAATCAGCAATTTCGGTTGCGGCGGCCGAAGGACCAGCCCCTCCAGGGGTGCTGGATAAAAGAGCTTTCAATTCGACCTCCCACGAAGCCTGCACACACAAATCAGGTTAAGTTCCGAAGAAGTCATGGCAAGAATAGCAAGAAGGTTTCGTTttttttaacctgccgagaggagacctcggccatgtccccaggatcgttgctcgaacttaaagaactcaatggccgagcccagtgtctcagattgcttctcagttcacgcggccgatggaggttatctacattTGATGGCCAttgaggcggccaagaaatatagataacgccaTTCGGCGCGTAGAATTGTcggtgaaaagaatgtacaggcacctgacatttagtattttcctcgtttagaattctaaagcagaaaagTAATCAAGGAAAGACGGTGGAAGATACTTACGAAGGTCGAAGTAACCTCCTGCGGAGGAATGTGGAAGCCCTGGTCTTGAGGATAAACGGGCGATTCCGCCGTTGCCTCGGGTTCCTCGACTggtcgtttgccacggtcggctgTGGAGGGGCCGACCGGGACAGCTGCTTCTGAGGAAGGAACACCCTGGTCCTGAGAAGGAGCAAGGGGTTCGGACACCGCCGTTGGTTCGTCGACCGAACGCTTGCCACGATCGGCCGTGGAGGGGCCGGCTTGAACCGTCATCTCGGACATTAGAGGAGGTTGTCGGCGAGTATGAGGACGATGTGCCAGcgggacctcgtcgctcccctcactTTCTTCCAGAACAAAGACCGAGGGCTTTGGATTTTTGGGGGAGGTGCCCTCGGTCGCAGAAACCGCCGTCTGTGGGACAGGTGCCTCCTCGACGGAGGGAGGCATGACTGGTGTGCCGGCCCCAGAGACAGGCCGCGTTTGAACTATCCCTGCGACCGAAGCTGGCGGTTTCTCGACCAAGGAATGGCCGGCAGCGGGAGAAGGGGAAGCATTGGGAGTCGTCGTCCCCGTAGTATGACTGGAGATGACGTGGATCTCTCGTGCACCTTTCTTCGCCAGTTTTTTCACCCGCTTGGCAGACGGGGGATACTCGACAGCCGGTTCGGCCTCTGGGCGAGGTCGTTTGATCAGCACGGCCCGACCAGCAGTTTTGCCCTTCTTGGCCACGACCGATTTTTTCTCGGCCATAGCAGCGGCAACTGCATCCGCTTTTCTTGAAGGCCGACTACCTGAGAAGATAAAAGCAATTCAGCAAGGCAAATCAGTATGCAGAGTTGAAAGAAAAGAGGAGAAATGAACAATTACCTTGAGATTGGGGGGCCGAGGCCTTCTTCGGTCGGTCACCGAAGAGTTTGTTCAGCACCTCTTCGACCGGAGCACCAAAGAACTCCTGGGTATAATCTTCCCACCATTCACCGAAGGTGTCGGTGCAAAGGGTTTCTGGGGTGGCCGGTCGAAGGCGGAATTTTTGGCAGTACTCTTGGAACTCCCTCGCAGCAGTTTTACATTCCTTCTCCGAGGAACGAGGTTCACGTCCACGGCTTAAGACTGTTCGGGAGGAGAGAAGTGGAACAGGGCAGCCCTGAAGATAGCCGAGCTGTCGGGCAAGGAAGTTCGGATGGTACACTTCCTAACCCGACCGTTTCCCATCGCAGCCGAGAGGGAGGTCGCGAGCGAGCACAAACGATCCCCAAGTCTGACGAAGCTCGGCATCCTCCTCCGCGCCCCACACAGAGGTAGGAAGCCTGATGGAGGAAGGATAGTCCCGACGACGACATATCAAGAATTCGTCGTTGGAGAGATCATCAAGAGCGAAGAGGTACCgaaatacctcttcggcttggTGAGGAGGTGTCGGTCGGGAGGCTAGCTGAGGTCCAAGAGCCTCCGTTGGTGAAAAGTCAGCTATggccggccgaagggaggcgaagtaCACTTGTAACCAGAGctggaagacccagaggggaccattctgGTGTGGGTCGACCTTGTGGAGGGTCGCCTCGGCCAGGCAACGGAAGAGATGGGCGAGAATGTTGGAACTCAGTGCCAGGACGTGACCAGTAGCCAGGGCTTCGGctaccggcatgttctcgaccaaacacttattcgacttggtacaacaaatgtatttgttgtaccaatagaagaggaaggcttcatgctctccCTCTCGCAGGTCCTCTTCTCATCGGCCGGCGAAGTGaagatagagggtgttgtaattaaagaagttcttgtggagcttctgaATGTCTTCTTTTGACGGGATTTGACCGTCGCGGTTCAAGGTCTCGAAGGCTCGTCGATCGAAAAGCGTCTTCAGATCAATATTCGACGGGTGCCCAGAGAGGGCCGCGTCGATTGGGATCCCGGTTGCCGAAGTCCCCAGAATGGCGGTGACATCAAGGATGGTGGGACCGATGGGACCAAGAGGAAGAACCAgggtgttggtggccgagcaccagaagcacaaggcggctaggagaagctccttgtcAAGAATGATATCCATTGACGAGAGTAGGATGGCGTCGTAAATGCCGAGGGCTCTCAATTGCTCGCCGAAGAGCCGTTCCATTCGAacgacccaggctgcccaggttgtGGTCGTCGAGGGCCATGAGTCTTGGGGTTTCGCCGCAtcccatctcgaccattcaaacccttggaaCAAGGGTGTTAGGCAGTGCTCCTGGAGAAGGCCAGTAATGGTCGACGGTATTGTAgccttgaagagaggacccaagatttggtggacagtgctcatgtcactttcaaaCCGTATGTTTTTTAGCGAGCTCCGATCAAGGATTTTCTGGTGCTGTTCACATTCcctggaaagcttggagatgaaagACGCCATTATAGGAAGGAAGCACGGCGTAAAAGGTTTTTTGGGTTAGGAGATTTGAAGACGAAGACCTGGAAAAGGGAATGTGCTGGAGAAGAAGGGCAAGAGATTTCAGAAAATTTTGAGAGCGTAAAGTGCAAATGAgagaatttcggtatttatagagttgtgaagggaagagcaatcgttcgaaattcaaaacaaagggcaaaatcgaccgaaGGAATCATTGATCATGATGAACATTTGGGAAAtgcagttgagaagaccgaaggtttcaggttttgggggcgcacgatcgCGTGTGACGGCGAAATTTAATGGTGGAAGACGTTTCGACGCTTGCACGACGACAGGTGGACTCACGGATTGAGATAGTGGCTCGCGAATTGAGGTAGTGGTTAAGTTGACGGTTCAGGCAGCCGCACGCCTTAGACGTCATCATTAGGGTTGGCCGTGTTGGAGGACGCCACGTGGCAAGTttggttagcaggatcaagatcgtgcgatcatgttcaataaatgcgccttggaactcgggCATTAGGGTTCTGAgtggtagattcgcttcttcaaggccaaAACTCGGCCAAAGaattcaggccgaggacctcagaagcgagggggcaatgtttgggcccaaaataatagtttgggccgagggtaggATCACTCTCGGCCCGGGAGGCCGTGCGGCGAAAGGGCCATGGAtcgttcagctcatgggcttccgagcctaggtcggttaaatcagaACGCAAGCCGAGTCCTAGTACAATAGGGACTCTCGATGGGATCAGTAATCTAGAAAGCGAATctggctcagttaaggactagattcgtagtcctagtgGAGATGGGATTGGTCGAGGTGATGTTGATCCAGGGAGGGAAACCTAGTCCGAATAGAATTGTAACTCGGGCTCGAGGACCAGCGCTATAAATAGGGGAAGCTGTGCATTAAGGAaagcccctgcaaatcaatacaaaattgccctacgcaaattctcacaacttgtgatttttctttttccttttttcgctgacacatcttccgttggcatcaatagcactgtggaagcaaccggtgatatcttaagtcggcatagatagctctgtcaccgtagaatcagtcggtctcgcagtaccttccgttggcatcaacagcactgcggcgagaacgaccgatcacctatccaagtctcggtcgagaaggatttctgaatccttattggtcgaggtcatctcatcagccttctcgatgaagtgaggtgttacgagttATTACATTTGGCACATTGAgggccgaatttgatattgaacttcgtgagaatagtaaccttgtcttcaggttcgagagcccaagaggccgagacgtgttcctttctctgccgcaatcgcaagacgcagaagtcagtagcgcgacccaacgcaacatcaacaaatttactcctcggccgagctcggccgacgagttggcacgccccgcattcaccgaaggacgtagttagcttattaattactcgaccTGCGCGGCACGTAGGctttatagtttttagggtcaacacttaCCAATTGAAAAATTTGTCGAGTAAAGTCTCTTTAATGGATGAAATTTGATTCCTCGAGCAAAATTTTGTAGAGTAGCCCCAAATTTCTGGTAGTGACACCTCATTGCGAGCCGAAGTCTGCAAAAAGAGGTTTGCTTATACAAGACTCTTTTGCCAATGGCAACTATAGCTCCCTCCTACTATAGTGCACATAGTTTTAGAGCAAAtaaataccaagtatataatgattttttttttaattacaaacgatattataacTTTACACTATTTTCAAGATAAGAAAATGCATGTACCCAACTAAGTGTATTTTTGTGTTTGTTGGCAATGTTAAATAAAAGTAGGTAGCTAGTTGATGCAAGTTTCCAAAGATGCATGCACATGTAATGTAACATCTTGTTCTAagatttattgtattttattctcaATCGTAGTGAAATTATCAAAATGTCCCTGAGATGCCACGTAGGCCTTCCATGTGGACCTCAAATTTTCTTTCACTTTTCGAGTCTTATTTTGCTATTTCTAAACAATACTTATTTTACAAACACATAGCGTAGACTTAACTTAATTCAGAGTTATAACGAGCAAATTATATCTAAAACTATATAAAATTACCTAAGGTAAATTCAGTATTCGAAGACCTTTGTGTAGCATGCACACCATTGTATTGGTTTTATCTAGGGTGCTAAAATCAGCCTTATACATTGTAAAAACTTACATGAGGTGACTGATTTGAGTAAGGAGAAACAAGTGGATtttaaataaagttttattgggtttaattaaaaaatctgATGGTGGATTTCGTACAATGGGGTCTGCATGAGGAATTGCTAGGCTTTAGAGTAACTCCAGTGGGAGCAACTGCTTGAGGGATAGGCTACGAAATAGGGATCGATTGCCTGAGATAGGAAGTCCAGCGTTGGCTGGCGAGCGAGCCCGAGCAGGCCTGAGCTCCAGGCCCGTGGATTTGTGCCGGCCTGAGCGCCCGAAGGCTGTCTGACGTGGGCTGACGTCAGACGCTTACCGAGTGAATCAGAGGGCTACTAGATGACTGTACGACTTCCTGAACATCGTCGTCGTCGTCCTCTTCTTCGTCATCGTTGTCCTCTTCGTCCTCATCCGCATCCTCGTCGGCGTCCTCATCCTCTTCGTCTACGCTGTTGTCAAATTCGGACTCGGACTGCGACTCGTACAACTCCAATTGCTCAGCGGTCAAAGGCTTAACTTCGTTTTCCTCCACAACTTCCTCCATAGCCTTCATCATCTCAAAGCTCACACAAATTTGCAGAGAAAATCTCCTATTTGTATTCTTGAGAAAACAAATTGGGATTGGATTTGGGAGAGTGAATGAgatagagggagggagggacGAGAGAGGAGCTGCCAATTGGGATTggattacaaataaaattattttataaataaataaaatactaatattttattgtcaaTTGCCAAGGCTATTCAAGTGCAACGGTGAAGATGCAAAAGGcgattactattcattaaaggtagttactgttcattgggtggattaaatagtgaatagcctggGGGGAGGGCTCTCACGCTGGAAGTGCTCTTAATGAAGGCAAGTGGGAGATTAAACATGTTCCTATGTaggaaaaacataaaccaacctTAAAAGAGGCTTTTGTGCATGATAATTTTTGGACTTCTGAAGTGGTTTAATGTGCAAGTTGCATTAAACAAATGGGTTTTAAAATCCACTTCTTTTACACATCTTGTCAGACATCATCAGTTCTCATTAAACACGGACCGTTGGATTTAGATTCAAcaactataattattataactttaaaaagagccccctgtttgtagtcgttggatcgAAATTCAATGGCCCATGTTTGTCACTCAGCAGGATCCCGAGGGTTTGCCTTGGAGATGATCCAGTTCCTTCTCTCTCTATACCTATTCACTCAATCATCAATTCTCATCATCATtcacactctctctcctttcaTCTCCCTTGCATCTCAACTCTCTGCCTCTCCCTTAACTCGACCCTTCTGCAACTCATCTTCTCCCTTTCAGACGCACGCACCAACCACCACACCACTCCCAAAAATTTCACAAACTAACCCAAAAGCTTCCTAAAGGCCTCTGCAACTCGTCACCATACTTGAAACCCCGAAGAACACATAGCAGAAACGAAGAGTCCGTTTTGAACTCCGACGAATACGAACCCGACCCTTTTTCTCGGTAAGCTCCGGCTTTCTTTCCCAAAGCTACCCTTCAAGTTCTAGTGGATTTTCAGGTATGCATGCATGTATTGGTGTGTCTGTAGACATTTTTTTAACCTCGTTATATTCCGACGAGTTGTAGGATTTTTCCAAGCTAAACCCAGCTAAACTTTGTTAATTTAGTCGTGTTTGAACATGTAGGACGACTTCCCACAACCCCTAGACCACAGATTTGAACTTGCATGCTTGAAACCCGTTCTGTCTAGAGAGTCCCGAATATGGCAGTGGCTTTTAAGCCAATTTCCTTTCACCTCTGACCAAGTTTTGAACCCCCAATGAGGTGTAACAAACGTTCCCCTCGTCCTgagcttcattttgatacctcTTGGGCGAaaaatggttaagaaatgaCTTTGTTGTGTTATTTTGgaattttttgacaaaaatccAATTCTTGTGCAAACTAGGGGAAATTAAGTTTATTGCACAAATTATTATTAGTTTAGTGATTAGTGTAGTAATTTCTCATATAGCTAGAGGATCACCCGGAGGAGTACGGCGGACAAAATAGTTGGACGGTTACAACCTACATGTAtatgtgagtgggtcttttcgtttttacatacatatatatatatatatatatatatatatatatatgtgtaattATTTTTTCCAATAATTGCCTTTATATACTATGATGTGACATGCCATATTTAGCTTTACAAATAGACTTTTCGtacactttgtgtttttaatattatttgtgaGCATAAATTTGTGGCATGACATCCTTGCATTTTATCTGCTCATTATTACACGTTTACACGGTGTCTCTTAGTTATTTGTATGTTCTGGGTCAAGGACCAGATTCACATGTAGTTCACATGCACCGTTTACATTCGCTTTGGATCCATAGTTAGGTGCCAGCCTGTCCTTTTGTCTGATGTGTTGGACTTGTATATGATGCGACTAGAATGTAAAATCTACACCCAGCTTGTTCCATTGTCTGAATATCTCTGCAATGGACTTGTGTGCCTACATAAATTAATGAGCATTGATTTCTTGTAATAACGATTTGAGATTTAATGTTGAGATACCTTGTTGTTATACCCTACATTTCTTGACTCACTACTATTGCAGGGTACCGCATTATATACttgtattattatattttcaAGAAACTTTATACTCGTTTTACAACAAAGGGTACACATTTTCGAAAATggtttacaaaactttatttttcagGCCCATTGActtttgtttttcgcccttTCGGGTTTTAGTGGCATAGCTCATATTCTCGACGACTTTTAATGGCAAAAGTTGACATGTAGGAGGATCTCTCCTTTCAGTATAACCGTTCTAACTTTATCTTTTACTGCAATTTACTTGTGCTCTGacatcacttgtgtgatatGGGTTCAATCCCGCTTACATGCGTACTCTAAATTAGTCACTttcaagttttaatttattcacattttctacACCACTACACCTTAGggtttcgtcaccttccaggtgtcagccATCACATCGCGATTCGAGTGTCCAATTGGACATTTCGGATTTGGGTGTGTCATGTAAGTCTTCATAATGACTCATTTACATAACCGTATTTAAAATaggaggaattggattgagaAAGAATTGAATATAAGAGGAGTTAGAATGAGGAGTCAGAATCAGATTCTTGTTAAAActatttacttaaatgttctGGAATGAAGTAAGAATGAAACTGAgttcatataagttgtttactaattcacctgAATCGGGACATAAAATGAATATGATTATCGAAATACCCTTATTCTAAATAA
The nucleotide sequence above comes from Malus sylvestris chromosome 16, drMalSylv7.2, whole genome shotgun sequence. Encoded proteins:
- the LOC126609201 gene encoding uncharacterized protein LOC126609201; this encodes MKAFSTLLKLKDSDKFVWNNEHQAVFTQIKVSLTNPSVLVPPRRGKPLKLYISAAEESIGCLLAQDNDAGREQAIFYLSRNLSQPETNYPAVEKLCLAVFFAASKLRHYMLPSVTQVIAQTDVIRYMLTRPIVKGRIGKWTMALSEFSLQYVAQKAVKGQALADFLAQHPSPYGFGGNDVEIGMVQTRDNHWTMYFDGSSTSSSAGVGIVIQSPNHDRWLFSLKLDFECTNNQAEYEALIVGLGILHDLRATRALVFDDSELLYPALVNQQVLQRDNVIRTRVMSLPSLLDRDDPVDVCAVEAIPDDWRMPIM